The following are encoded in a window of Aerococcus sanguinicola genomic DNA:
- the gpsB gene encoding cell division regulator GpsB gives MSERNLTTKDILQKEFKPAIRGFNMQEVDEFLDIIMRDYESYEKEIAYLQAELEKAKRQTGDDKSRQSRSKATGTNKTGATTNYDILRRLSKLEKAVFGSQSYDEEDHMDDTIIRQNY, from the coding sequence ATGTCCGAACGTAATCTGACAACAAAAGATATTTTACAAAAAGAATTTAAACCAGCCATCCGCGGCTTTAACATGCAAGAAGTGGATGAATTTCTAGATATCATCATGCGGGACTATGAGTCCTATGAAAAAGAAATTGCCTACTTACAAGCTGAATTGGAGAAAGCCAAGCGGCAGACTGGCGACGATAAGAGCCGGCAAAGCCGGTCCAAGGCTACCGGAACTAACAAAACCGGTGCAACTACCAATTATGATATTCTCCGCCGCCTATCCAAATTAGAGAAGGCGGTCTTTGGTTCCCAAAGCTATGATGAAGAGGACCATATGGACGATACCATTATTCGCCAAAATTATTAG
- the accB gene encoding acetyl-CoA carboxylase biotin carboxyl carrier protein, with product METKEIKALIQAVDASSLQQFVFKNEDLEIVMSKLETDALNAKLTDQAATSVDALAAEKAGQEEASPAPAPAAEEASKEEESLTGQVVTSPIVGVVYLAPGPDRDPYVSLGQTIQAGETVCIVEAMKIMNEIPAEYSGTISQILVKDGEVVEYGQPLFEIS from the coding sequence ATGGAAACAAAAGAAATTAAGGCGCTTATCCAAGCCGTAGATGCATCCAGCTTGCAGCAATTTGTCTTCAAGAATGAAGACCTAGAGATTGTCATGTCCAAGTTGGAAACTGATGCCCTGAATGCCAAATTGACTGACCAAGCGGCCACTTCCGTCGACGCCTTGGCTGCTGAAAAAGCAGGTCAAGAAGAGGCTTCGCCTGCTCCTGCGCCAGCGGCAGAAGAAGCAAGTAAGGAAGAAGAAAGCTTGACTGGCCAAGTTGTGACCAGTCCTATTGTGGGTGTGGTCTACCTGGCGCCAGGTCCTGACCGTGACCCTTATGTGAGCTTGGGTCAGACCATCCAGGCGGGGGAAACGGTATGTATCGTGGAAGCCATGAAGATTATGAATGAAATCCCAGCTGAATACTCAGGGACCATCAGTCAGATTTTAGTCAAGGACGGCGAAGTCGTTGAATACGGCCAGCCTCTATTTGAGATTAGTTAA
- the accD gene encoding acetyl-CoA carboxylase, carboxyltransferase subunit beta, whose product MAFKRKKKSYIHVPQASQVDVVDPNHKPYIPDGMWQKCPQCQQTILTQDMKPAYVCSNCDYHFRISAQERIRLILDQDSFEPLFEDGGHANPLDFPGYEEKRAKAQERAQTDEAITTGLGKLNGQKLAFACMNPFFMMGSMGARVGEKLTSLFELALKESLPVVVFTASGGARMQEGIVSLMQMAKISLAVERHSEAGLFYLAVLTDPTTGGVTASFAMQADIICAEPGALIGFAGKRVIEQTIHQAVPDSFQSAEHQLAHGFVDRIIPRQQLREELSALLSIHCQA is encoded by the coding sequence ATGGCTTTCAAGCGGAAAAAGAAATCTTATATTCATGTGCCCCAGGCCAGCCAGGTGGACGTCGTTGATCCTAACCACAAGCCCTATATTCCTGACGGCATGTGGCAGAAGTGTCCCCAGTGCCAGCAAACCATCCTGACCCAGGATATGAAACCGGCCTATGTTTGCAGCAATTGTGACTATCATTTCCGGATTTCAGCCCAGGAGCGGATTCGTTTGATCTTGGATCAAGATTCTTTTGAGCCTCTCTTTGAAGACGGAGGACATGCTAATCCCCTGGACTTTCCAGGCTATGAGGAGAAGCGGGCCAAGGCCCAAGAACGGGCTCAGACGGATGAAGCCATCACCACGGGCCTAGGTAAGCTCAATGGACAGAAACTTGCCTTTGCCTGTATGAATCCCTTCTTCATGATGGGGTCCATGGGCGCCCGGGTGGGGGAGAAGTTAACTTCCCTCTTCGAGTTAGCTCTTAAAGAAAGCCTGCCAGTTGTGGTCTTTACAGCGAGTGGGGGGGCTCGGATGCAAGAAGGGATTGTCTCCCTGATGCAGATGGCCAAGATTTCGCTGGCTGTGGAACGACACAGCGAGGCTGGCCTCTTCTACCTGGCTGTTTTGACTGATCCAACAACGGGTGGGGTAACGGCTAGTTTTGCCATGCAGGCTGATATTATCTGTGCCGAACCGGGCGCTTTAATCGGTTTTGCCGGCAAGCGGGTGATTGAACAAACTATCCACCAGGCTGTGCCTGACAGCTTCCAGAGTGCCGAGCACCAATTGGCCCATGGTTTCGTTGACCGGATCATCCCCCGCCAGCAATTAAGAGAGGAACTATCTGCCTTGCTGTCCATCCATTGCCAAGCTTAA
- the accA gene encoding carboxyltransferase subunit alpha, which produces MLESHSKKRPSLHPSEVVKAARDTQRLTTSELANYICDDFYELHGDRAYGDDAAIYGGVGRLDGRPVTIIGTEKGHTTKENVERNFGSPHAEGYRKAIRLVEQADKFKRPVISFINTSGAFCDMEAEDRGVGEAIARSMQALGRLSAPNISVLIGEGGSGGALALAVTNRVWILEDAMYSILSPEGFATILWKDVNRANEAAELMKFTAKDLYELGVVDEIIPVRQRGEAITKEHLADNIKTMLIKELEDWDGKSAEAIRLAREARFRQF; this is translated from the coding sequence ATGCTAGAAAGTCATTCAAAAAAGCGACCTTCTCTCCATCCAAGTGAGGTTGTAAAAGCTGCTCGGGATACCCAGCGGCTGACTACTTCGGAACTGGCCAATTACATCTGTGACGATTTCTATGAACTCCACGGCGACCGGGCCTATGGGGACGATGCCGCGATTTATGGTGGGGTCGGTCGTTTAGATGGCCGGCCGGTGACCATTATCGGGACAGAAAAGGGTCACACCACTAAAGAAAATGTGGAACGTAACTTTGGCTCTCCCCATGCGGAGGGTTACCGCAAGGCCATCCGCCTAGTGGAACAAGCTGATAAATTTAAGCGTCCAGTCATTAGCTTTATCAATACTTCCGGTGCCTTTTGCGATATGGAAGCGGAAGACCGGGGGGTTGGTGAAGCTATTGCCCGGTCCATGCAGGCTTTGGGGCGTTTATCTGCTCCTAATATCTCCGTCTTAATTGGGGAAGGAGGGAGCGGTGGGGCCCTAGCCCTGGCAGTGACCAACCGGGTTTGGATCCTAGAAGACGCCATGTATTCCATTCTTTCCCCAGAAGGCTTTGCGACTATTCTGTGGAAGGATGTTAACCGGGCCAATGAGGCAGCGGAACTGATGAAGTTCACCGCTAAAGACCTCTATGAATTGGGTGTAGTGGATGAAATTATTCCCGTCCGCCAACGGGGAGAGGCGATCACCAAGGAACACTTAGCTGATAATATCAAAACCATGCTCATCAAGGAATTAGAGGACTGGGATGGTAAGTCAGCTGAAGCCATCCGCCTAGCCCGCGAAGCGCGTTTTCGTCAATTTTAA
- the prmA gene encoding 50S ribosomal protein L11 methyltransferase, with protein MGFYEVTIDVKYGDSDQMSDSLLALGSQGALIQDVKDFDALEEEGSVVKLEAKRQAYPCFPQVVGYFSDTAWSKEDLGQALLAAMRDLDPAYSEEEIAIGQLAETNWEEEWKRYYQPTVISRFIHIIPSWQEEESQALIPIYMDPEMAFGTGDHATTQLSLQLLESYLEAEDRVYDVGTGSGILAIAAAKLGARSVQAFDYDEQVIPIAQKNFEVNQVADRCSARANDKLSGIADPVDLITANILADILIPLIPQAYDCLEPQGKFILSGIYYKEFEAVKAALIQADFRIEEIVRRGDWFGIYAIKGRAEATKDSI; from the coding sequence ATGGGATTCTATGAAGTGACAATCGACGTCAAATACGGAGATTCCGACCAGATGTCGGATAGCTTGCTGGCACTGGGCTCACAGGGGGCTCTGATCCAAGATGTCAAGGATTTTGATGCGCTAGAAGAGGAAGGATCAGTGGTTAAGTTAGAGGCCAAGCGCCAGGCTTATCCGTGCTTTCCCCAGGTGGTGGGCTATTTTTCTGATACGGCTTGGTCCAAAGAAGATCTGGGCCAGGCCCTCCTAGCAGCTATGAGGGATTTAGACCCAGCCTATAGCGAAGAAGAGATCGCGATTGGTCAATTGGCGGAGACCAACTGGGAGGAAGAATGGAAGCGTTACTACCAGCCCACAGTGATCAGTCGTTTTATTCATATTATTCCTTCTTGGCAAGAAGAAGAGAGCCAGGCCTTGATTCCTATCTATATGGACCCAGAAATGGCTTTTGGGACCGGGGACCATGCCACTACCCAGCTCTCCCTCCAACTTCTGGAAAGCTATCTTGAAGCAGAGGACCGGGTCTATGATGTGGGCACCGGTTCAGGGATCCTTGCCATTGCAGCAGCTAAGCTGGGGGCCCGGTCCGTCCAGGCCTTTGACTATGATGAGCAAGTCATTCCCATTGCCCAGAAAAATTTTGAAGTCAACCAGGTGGCCGACCGGTGTTCGGCTCGGGCTAATGATAAGCTAAGCGGGATTGCTGACCCCGTCGACCTGATCACGGCTAATATCTTGGCTGATATTTTGATCCCGCTCATCCCCCAAGCCTATGACTGCCTTGAGCCTCAAGGGAAGTTCATCCTCTCGGGCATCTACTATAAGGAATTTGAAGCGGTCAAGGCGGCCCTGATCCAAGCAGATTTCCGTATCGAAGAGATCGTCCGCCGGGGCGACTGGTTTGGTATCTATGCCATTAAGGGGCGGGCGGAAGCGACTAAGGATTCCATTTAA
- the fabG gene encoding 3-oxoacyl-[acyl-carrier-protein] reductase → MSKEETLIITGANRGIGTATALAFAKAGYRIAMVNRSQADESLLEAIRDYGVEVREYLADVSDFDLTSQVVKAIHKDFGQVDVLVNNAGITKDSLLIRMSEEDFDQVIDVNLKGSFNLIRHVSKIMLKQRRGAIINVSSLSGIIGNIGQANYSASKAGLIGLTRSAARELASRQITVNAVAPGFISSDMTDKLSDKTKEAMLDEIPLKRFGEQEEVAEAILFLANSKYITGTTLEINGGLNMN, encoded by the coding sequence ATGTCTAAAGAAGAAACCCTTATTATTACGGGCGCTAATCGCGGTATCGGCACTGCGACGGCGCTCGCCTTTGCCAAGGCTGGCTACCGCATTGCCATGGTCAACCGGTCCCAAGCGGATGAATCGCTCTTGGAAGCCATCCGGGATTATGGGGTAGAAGTGAGAGAGTACCTGGCTGATGTTTCAGATTTTGACCTGACTAGCCAGGTGGTTAAAGCCATTCACAAGGACTTTGGTCAAGTCGATGTCCTAGTCAACAATGCCGGGATTACCAAGGACAGCCTCTTGATCCGCATGTCTGAAGAAGATTTCGACCAAGTCATTGACGTGAACCTTAAGGGAAGCTTTAATTTGATCCGTCATGTGTCAAAAATAATGCTAAAACAACGTAGAGGTGCTATCATAAATGTATCGAGTTTATCCGGTATTATTGGAAATATCGGCCAGGCTAATTACTCGGCTTCCAAGGCTGGTTTGATCGGCCTGACCCGATCGGCAGCCCGCGAGCTAGCCAGCCGCCAGATCACCGTTAATGCCGTGGCACCTGGTTTTATTTCTAGCGACATGACCGATAAATTATCAGACAAAACAAAAGAAGCCATGCTAGATGAAATTCCGCTCAAGCGCTTCGGCGAGCAAGAGGAAGTAGCAGAAGCGATCTTATTCCTAGCAAATAGTAAGTATATTACCGGAACCACCCTTGAAATTAACGGTGGTCTCAATATGAACTAG
- the fabD gene encoding ACP S-malonyltransferase: MSIAFMYSGQGAQFKGMGQDILAHYPHLETFFEEASAVTSYDMKAICFEDDEKIHETQYTQPALITIEAMLTQVLHEAGIQADYSLGLSLGEYAALMDAGALSYATCLDLIRQRGKIMAEAVPSGLGKMVAVMNTPRETIEAACQEAREESGAYVAPANYNTSKQVVIGGYEEPVDLACEKLKARGSKKLIPLKVSGPFHTALMEPASADFKQALEAVDFDHMQYPVISNTTAQAHDMAHLKENLAKQMYRPVRWEDSIRYLLDQGVDCFIEIGPGKTLSSFMKQIDRSVACYRVGDLDNLQKTINELSGE, encoded by the coding sequence ATGTCAATTGCCTTCATGTACAGTGGCCAGGGCGCCCAGTTCAAGGGGATGGGCCAGGATATCTTAGCCCATTATCCTCACTTGGAGACATTTTTTGAGGAAGCGAGCGCCGTCACATCCTATGATATGAAAGCCATCTGCTTTGAGGACGACGAGAAGATCCATGAGACCCAATATACGCAGCCTGCCTTGATTACGATTGAAGCCATGCTGACCCAGGTCCTCCATGAAGCGGGGATTCAGGCGGACTATAGTCTGGGACTTAGCCTCGGGGAATATGCGGCTCTGATGGATGCAGGCGCTTTGTCCTATGCCACTTGCTTGGATTTAATCCGCCAGCGTGGCAAAATCATGGCCGAAGCCGTACCATCCGGCTTAGGTAAAATGGTGGCTGTGATGAACACGCCCCGCGAGACCATTGAAGCAGCCTGCCAAGAAGCCCGCGAAGAAAGCGGCGCTTATGTGGCCCCCGCTAACTACAATACCTCTAAGCAAGTGGTGATTGGGGGCTATGAAGAGCCCGTTGACCTAGCCTGTGAGAAACTCAAGGCACGTGGGAGCAAGAAGCTAATCCCTCTCAAGGTCTCTGGGCCCTTCCATACGGCCTTGATGGAGCCTGCTAGTGCGGACTTTAAGCAGGCCCTGGAGGCGGTTGATTTTGACCACATGCAGTATCCCGTCATTTCTAATACCACAGCCCAAGCCCATGATATGGCGCATTTGAAAGAAAACTTGGCCAAGCAGATGTACCGCCCCGTTCGCTGGGAGGATTCGATCCGTTATCTCTTAGACCAAGGCGTGGATTGTTTTATTGAAATCGGTCCAGGTAAGACCCTGTCTTCCTTTATGAAGCAGATTGACCGCTCGGTAGCTTGCTACCGGGTGGGGGACCTCGATAACTTACAGAAAACCATTAATGAATTATCAGGAGAATAA
- a CDS encoding THUMP domain-containing class I SAM-dependent RNA methyltransferase, giving the protein MKTYQLMASCASGIEALVKNELKALGYDCQVENGRVRFEGGPQDIARTNIQLRTADRVKIIVGEFEAKTFEALFDQVKALNWSDLLPFDANFPVSGKSVKSQLHSVPTCQKMVKKAIVDHLKEAYFRRGQLPETGARYPIEVSIHKDQALLTLDTTGDSLFKRGYRQAKGGAPLKENFAASLVKLTTWFPDRPLVDPTCGSGTIAIEAAMIGMNIAPGMRRHFVCEDWDIFRDQEFDKERAAAKAAIDHDIQLDIQASDIDHRMVEIAKANAQAAGVAHQITFKQMQVADFTTNKDFGIMISNPPYGERLNDEDSVHKLYQEMGEVFRPLETWSKYILTSDLAFEDYYGEKATKKRKLYNGALRTDFFQFWGKKKKSH; this is encoded by the coding sequence ATGAAGACGTATCAGTTAATGGCCAGCTGCGCGAGCGGGATCGAGGCCCTGGTGAAGAATGAATTAAAGGCCCTGGGCTATGACTGCCAGGTCGAGAACGGCCGGGTCCGCTTTGAAGGGGGGCCCCAAGACATCGCCCGGACCAATATCCAATTGCGGACAGCTGACCGGGTTAAAATTATCGTCGGTGAATTTGAAGCCAAAACTTTCGAGGCTCTCTTCGACCAAGTCAAGGCCCTCAATTGGTCGGATCTCCTGCCCTTCGACGCCAACTTCCCTGTCTCCGGCAAGTCCGTCAAGTCCCAGCTCCACTCCGTCCCCACCTGCCAAAAGATGGTCAAAAAAGCTATTGTAGACCACTTAAAAGAAGCTTATTTCCGGCGCGGACAGCTGCCCGAAACCGGTGCCCGCTACCCCATTGAGGTCAGCATCCACAAAGACCAAGCCCTCCTAACCCTGGATACGACGGGAGATAGCTTGTTCAAGCGGGGCTACCGCCAGGCTAAAGGAGGCGCACCACTCAAGGAAAACTTCGCAGCTTCCCTGGTTAAACTAACGACCTGGTTCCCCGACCGGCCCTTGGTGGACCCTACCTGTGGCTCAGGGACTATCGCCATTGAAGCAGCTATGATTGGGATGAATATCGCACCGGGAATGCGCCGGCACTTTGTCTGCGAGGACTGGGATATCTTCCGGGACCAGGAGTTCGACAAGGAGCGGGCTGCTGCTAAAGCGGCCATTGACCATGACATCCAACTGGACATCCAGGCTTCGGATATTGACCACCGCATGGTTGAAATTGCCAAAGCCAATGCCCAAGCGGCAGGAGTTGCCCATCAAATTACCTTTAAGCAGATGCAAGTGGCTGACTTTACAACGAATAAAGACTTCGGCATTATGATCAGCAACCCGCCTTATGGGGAGCGGCTCAATGATGAAGACAGTGTCCACAAACTCTACCAAGAAATGGGCGAGGTCTTCCGTCCCCTCGAGACCTGGAGCAAGTATATCCTGACTTCAGACTTGGCCTTTGAAGACTATTACGGTGAGAAGGCCACCAAGAAGCGCAAGCTTTACAACGGCGCTTTGCGGACCGACTTCTTCCAATTCTGGGGCAAGAAGAAGAAATCACATTAA
- a CDS encoding ribonuclease HI family protein: MIRLAIDASVNVKDGRVGVGILWLEGGKQHPLKFSLPQKMDNHLAEFSALKIALELLEDQGRTHDLIICQTDSRAVYDAIRKKKSKNSPYSQAIQAILLALAKFPQFHLNWVPEADNRGADQLAKQAMRQAPL, from the coding sequence GTGATACGTCTCGCCATCGATGCTTCGGTCAATGTCAAGGACGGCCGGGTGGGGGTCGGAATTCTCTGGCTGGAAGGGGGCAAGCAGCACCCCCTCAAATTCTCCCTGCCTCAAAAAATGGACAACCACTTAGCTGAATTCTCTGCCCTTAAAATCGCCTTAGAGCTGCTCGAGGACCAAGGGCGTACGCATGACCTGATCATCTGCCAAACGGACAGCCGGGCCGTTTATGACGCCATACGCAAGAAAAAAAGCAAGAACAGTCCCTATAGCCAGGCCATCCAGGCTATCTTACTTGCTCTTGCTAAATTTCCTCAATTTCATTTGAACTGGGTGCCGGAAGCTGACAACCGGGGGGCTGACCAGCTCGCCAAGCAGGCCATGCGCCAGGCCCCGCTTTAG
- the fabZ gene encoding 3-hydroxyacyl-ACP dehydratase FabZ: MENNEIILDAQEIMDIIPNRYPICFIDRVTELEVGKRVVARKNVTINEPYFVGHFPGEPVMPGVLQIETMAQAGSIPLLMTDGLTKRTGYLAGVDKVKFRQKVVPGDVLTVTVDILKIKRNIGLAKATIHREDGVLCSECQMTFAVSDVERDI; this comes from the coding sequence GTGGAAAATAATGAAATTATCTTAGATGCCCAAGAGATTATGGACATCATTCCTAACCGCTATCCAATTTGTTTTATCGACCGGGTAACGGAATTAGAGGTTGGCAAACGCGTGGTGGCACGCAAGAACGTGACCATTAACGAACCTTATTTTGTCGGCCACTTCCCTGGCGAACCAGTCATGCCAGGTGTCCTTCAAATTGAAACCATGGCCCAGGCTGGTTCGATTCCGCTCTTGATGACGGACGGCCTCACCAAGCGGACCGGTTACTTAGCAGGGGTGGACAAGGTTAAATTCCGCCAGAAGGTTGTTCCAGGCGACGTCCTTACCGTGACCGTTGATATCTTAAAGATTAAGCGGAATATTGGCTTGGCTAAGGCTACTATCCACCGTGAAGATGGCGTTCTATGCAGTGAATGCCAAATGACCTTCGCCGTATCAGATGTTGAACGCGATATTTAA
- the fabF gene encoding beta-ketoacyl-ACP synthase II, translating into MTRRVVVTGLGAVTPLGNSVEEFWTNLKAGKHGIGPITKFDASGLDTQLVAEVKDFEPKDYMDRKSAKRMEPYAQYAIAASSEALKDAGLDLDQVDRDRVGIYFGTGIGGVQEMESGIRKMIAKGPKRVNPLFVPMAISNMGGANISMHFGIHGPAQTVSTACASANNAIGEAFRYIKHGYADYMLAGGGESSICEIAMSGFENLTAMNTTSDPDRASIPFDKERAGFIMGEGAGILLLESLESAQARGAKIYAEVAGYGATSDAYHLTAPHAEGQEAVKAIELALKEAGLGQGDVQYVNAHGTSTPTNDRVESHVIKTAFGDYSQDVAVTSTKAAVGHLLGAAGAVEAIASLKAMEESFIPGMVGYQVPDEDCDLHLVTGQGEDRQIDALVSNALGFGGHNTVICFKKVTQD; encoded by the coding sequence ATGACGAGAAGAGTTGTAGTGACAGGTCTAGGGGCTGTGACCCCCTTAGGAAATTCAGTCGAAGAATTTTGGACCAATTTAAAAGCAGGCAAGCATGGCATTGGACCGATTACCAAGTTCGATGCTAGCGGCCTGGATACCCAGTTAGTAGCTGAAGTTAAAGACTTCGAGCCCAAGGATTATATGGACCGCAAGTCAGCCAAACGGATGGAACCTTACGCCCAATACGCGATTGCAGCGTCAAGCGAAGCTCTCAAAGACGCTGGCTTAGACCTTGACCAAGTGGACCGCGATCGGGTCGGTATTTATTTTGGGACCGGTATCGGCGGGGTTCAAGAAATGGAATCAGGGATCCGCAAGATGATTGCTAAGGGGCCAAAACGGGTGAATCCTTTATTCGTTCCGATGGCCATCTCCAACATGGGTGGGGCCAATATCTCTATGCATTTTGGTATCCATGGCCCAGCCCAAACCGTATCAACAGCCTGTGCTTCAGCTAACAATGCTATTGGTGAAGCCTTCCGCTATATCAAGCACGGCTACGCCGACTATATGCTAGCTGGTGGGGGCGAATCATCCATCTGTGAGATTGCCATGTCCGGCTTTGAAAACCTCACCGCGATGAACACCACTTCAGACCCTGACCGTGCCTCCATTCCTTTCGATAAGGAACGGGCAGGCTTCATTATGGGCGAAGGGGCTGGCATCTTGCTTCTTGAAAGCTTAGAATCTGCCCAAGCCCGGGGTGCTAAGATTTACGCTGAAGTGGCTGGCTACGGAGCAACTTCCGATGCCTACCACCTGACAGCTCCTCATGCAGAAGGTCAAGAAGCTGTCAAGGCTATTGAACTTGCCCTTAAAGAAGCTGGCCTCGGCCAAGGCGACGTGCAATATGTCAACGCCCATGGAACGTCTACGCCAACTAATGACCGAGTAGAAAGCCATGTTATCAAAACGGCTTTTGGCGATTATAGTCAAGACGTCGCAGTGACCTCAACCAAGGCAGCAGTCGGCCATCTCTTAGGGGCTGCTGGTGCTGTTGAAGCCATCGCCAGTCTGAAAGCCATGGAAGAAAGCTTTATCCCAGGCATGGTCGGCTACCAAGTGCCAGATGAAGACTGTGACCTCCACTTGGTAACTGGCCAAGGGGAAGACCGCCAAATTGATGCTTTAGTTTCTAATGCCCTTGGTTTCGGTGGCCACAATACGGTGATTTGCTTTAAGAAGGTGACTCAAGACTAA
- the accC gene encoding acetyl-CoA carboxylase biotin carboxylase subunit, which produces MFKKILIANRGEIAVRIIRTCKEMGIQTVAVYSEADADAMHVSLADEAVCIGKASAADSYLNMPSILSAAVVTGAQAIHPGFGFLSENSKFARLCREMNIVFIGPEADVIDQMGDKQHARETMQAAKVPVIPGSEDSVNSAEEALAIAEEVGYPVLFKATAGGGGKGMRLVKEASQLQSAFDEARLEAQQNFQNDQLYMEKVIHPAHHIEVQILGDNYGKVIHLGERECSLQRNHQKVLEESPSPFISQAIREKICAAAVQAGEEVNYTGAGTIEFLVDEDQNFYFMEMNTRIQVEHPITEMVTGVDLVKKQIEIAAGQPLSLDQEDIHFEGHAIEVRLNAERPEQHFYPSTGSFDFIHFPAGNLGLRLESSVYNGYQMPPYYDNMFAKLIAYGADREEAVQRMKRALGELRIEGIASNQALLQAILEDKGFLSGDYSNDYLEASLLPAWLAAQSN; this is translated from the coding sequence ATGTTTAAGAAAATACTTATTGCCAACCGTGGCGAAATCGCCGTTCGAATCATTCGAACTTGTAAGGAGATGGGCATCCAAACAGTGGCTGTATACTCCGAAGCGGATGCCGATGCAATGCATGTCTCCTTAGCTGATGAGGCAGTCTGTATTGGGAAAGCATCCGCAGCTGACTCCTATTTAAACATGCCCTCTATCCTCAGCGCAGCTGTCGTTACTGGGGCCCAGGCCATCCATCCCGGTTTTGGCTTCTTATCGGAAAATAGTAAATTTGCCCGCCTCTGCCGGGAGATGAATATTGTCTTTATCGGACCGGAAGCGGATGTGATTGACCAGATGGGGGACAAGCAACATGCCCGGGAAACCATGCAGGCCGCTAAGGTTCCAGTTATTCCTGGGAGCGAAGACTCCGTTAATAGCGCCGAGGAAGCCCTAGCTATCGCTGAAGAAGTGGGTTATCCGGTCCTCTTCAAAGCCACAGCTGGAGGTGGGGGCAAGGGCATGCGCCTAGTCAAGGAGGCTAGTCAATTGCAGTCGGCCTTCGATGAGGCCCGCTTGGAAGCCCAACAGAACTTCCAAAATGACCAGCTCTACATGGAGAAGGTCATCCATCCTGCCCACCACATTGAAGTTCAAATCCTCGGTGATAACTATGGTAAAGTGATCCACCTAGGGGAGCGGGAATGCTCCCTCCAGCGCAACCACCAAAAAGTGCTCGAAGAGAGTCCAAGTCCCTTTATCAGCCAAGCGATTCGCGAGAAGATCTGTGCAGCAGCAGTCCAAGCGGGCGAAGAAGTTAACTATACTGGGGCTGGGACCATAGAATTTTTGGTGGACGAGGACCAGAACTTCTATTTTATGGAGATGAATACCCGGATCCAGGTCGAACATCCGATCACGGAAATGGTTACTGGCGTCGACTTGGTCAAAAAGCAAATTGAAATTGCGGCGGGGCAACCCCTGAGCTTGGACCAGGAGGATATTCACTTTGAAGGCCATGCCATTGAGGTCCGCTTGAATGCGGAGCGCCCAGAGCAGCACTTCTATCCTTCAACCGGATCCTTTGACTTTATTCATTTTCCGGCAGGCAATTTGGGCTTGCGACTAGAATCAAGTGTCTATAATGGCTATCAAATGCCGCCATACTATGATAATATGTTTGCTAAATTGATTGCTTATGGGGCGGACCGAGAAGAAGCTGTGCAACGGATGAAGCGGGCCCTAGGCGAGCTGCGGATTGAAGGCATTGCCTCTAACCAGGCCCTCCTCCAAGCCATTCTTGAGGATAAAGGCTTTCTTTCTGGGGATTACAGCAATGACTACCTTGAAGCCAGCCTCCTACCTGCCTGGCTAGCCGCACAATCAAACTGA